One stretch of Brevibacillus laterosporus DNA includes these proteins:
- a CDS encoding XRE family transcriptional regulator, translating into MKLGEKIRVYRKNRDLTAKELAEKAGIAQSSISDIENEKTSPSVETLYKILSALEVDIGYFFNTGISNLHPNLIELIEIAKELSPEEQRALTKYIELTLNRKMPTQ; encoded by the coding sequence ATGAAGTTAGGTGAAAAAATCAGAGTCTATCGTAAAAACAGAGACTTAACAGCAAAAGAGCTTGCAGAAAAGGCTGGAATTGCACAATCTTCTATTAGCGATATTGAAAACGAGAAAACATCTCCAAGTGTCGAAACTTTATACAAAATTCTCTCAGCCTTAGAAGTAGATATTGGCTATTTTTTCAATACTGGCATATCTAATCTTCACCCAAATCTAATAGAACTGATTGAGATTGCAAAAGAACTGTCTCCTGAAGAACAACGAGCTTTGACTAAGTACATTGAATTGACATTAAATAGAAAAATGCCAACTCAATAA
- a CDS encoding TIR domain-containing protein, giving the protein MSMTIANPKVFISYAWTSTEHEEWVVSLATRLRESGVDVKLDKWDLKEGQDTYAFMEGMVRAEETDKVLIICDKGYKERSETRKGGVGTETQIISPEVYLDVKQEKFIPIVSERSDNGEDYVPIYMRTRLYIDLSLDDRFEEGFEKLLRNIYNRPLYKKPALGDAPEWLFSEEISHYTTTNILKQLKDAIIRNPKRVNSLSQNFVEELLHSLEPLKIDSVEDRDTFDDVIKDNIDKMLPLRNDYISFLELSVDSGDFDIDTLIDLFENLWSLTDGNDSHDIKTDHYKFFVHELFLYTCMILLDKKNYGELYQLLVTEYYLKTQYNQKTPETFTKFRFYLRSINEIRNQRLEMRKYSLQAQYLIERCTLRNYSKQQLVATDKLLYYWSIILIEDTDYDPKWFPITYIYGGHQKIELLQKLRSKKHFERIKVLFNVINAEELVSIIENFDNKYREGYGSANSIETIAYHIKPDDICVKP; this is encoded by the coding sequence ATGTCTATGACTATCGCCAATCCAAAAGTTTTTATTTCTTATGCTTGGACTTCAACAGAGCATGAAGAGTGGGTTGTCTCTTTAGCTACACGACTTAGAGAGTCAGGAGTGGATGTAAAACTTGACAAATGGGATTTAAAAGAGGGACAGGACACATACGCTTTTATGGAAGGCATGGTTAGAGCAGAGGAAACAGATAAGGTATTAATTATCTGTGATAAAGGATATAAAGAACGTTCAGAAACTAGAAAAGGCGGTGTGGGAACAGAAACACAAATAATTAGTCCAGAGGTATACTTAGATGTAAAGCAGGAAAAATTTATTCCCATCGTTTCCGAGAGAAGTGACAATGGCGAGGATTATGTTCCAATATATATGAGAACAAGATTGTATATTGATTTATCCTTGGATGATAGATTTGAAGAGGGCTTTGAAAAACTACTTAGGAATATCTATAATCGACCACTTTATAAAAAACCAGCGCTAGGTGATGCTCCTGAATGGCTTTTCTCTGAAGAAATTTCACATTACACAACAACAAACATTCTAAAACAACTTAAAGACGCTATAATTAGAAACCCCAAAAGAGTTAATTCACTATCTCAAAACTTTGTCGAAGAGTTATTACATAGTCTAGAACCTCTTAAAATTGACAGTGTAGAGGATCGAGATACTTTTGACGATGTTATTAAAGATAATATTGATAAGATGTTACCTTTACGTAATGACTACATAAGCTTTTTAGAATTGAGCGTTGACTCTGGAGATTTCGATATAGATACACTCATAGACTTATTTGAAAACTTGTGGAGTTTAACTGATGGGAATGATTCCCACGACATAAAGACAGATCATTATAAATTTTTTGTGCATGAACTATTTTTATACACGTGTATGATTCTTCTCGATAAAAAGAATTATGGGGAATTGTACCAACTCCTAGTGACTGAATATTATTTAAAAACACAATATAACCAAAAAACTCCAGAAACTTTCACTAAGTTTAGATTTTATTTAAGGTCAATTAATGAAATACGCAATCAAAGGCTAGAAATGAGAAAGTATAGTCTTCAAGCTCAGTATCTGATTGAACGATGTACGCTAAGAAATTATTCCAAACAACAATTAGTTGCGACAGATAAACTGCTTTATTATTGGTCTATTATCCTTATTGAGGATACTGATTATGATCCTAAATGGTTTCCGATTACTTACATTTATGGAGGTCATCAAAAAATAGAACTTTTACAGAAACTAAGATCTAAAAAGCACTTTGAGCGTATTAAAGTATTATTTAATGTTATTAATGCAGAAGAGCTGGTATCCATCATAGAAAATTTTGATAATAAATACCGAGAAGGCTATGGATCGGCAAATTCTATTGAAACCATAGCTTATCACATAAAGCCAGATGATATTTGTGTAAAGCCTTAA
- a CDS encoding SOS response-associated peptidase: MCGRFTLFVKPDDLKERYSLEEIPFELIPRYNIAPTQHITAIINDKGRNRIGQLKWGLIPSWSKDEKMAYKMINAKAETIREKPSFKKLFIRKRCIIPADGFYEWKKIDSDKQPMRIMMKDEGIFSLAGLYDTWTSPEGVRINTCTIITTKPNTLMADIHDRMPVIIKREDESLWLNRDVQDGELLESLLLPFDEEQMKAYPVSKMVGNVRNDLPECIAEI; encoded by the coding sequence ATGTGCGGACGTTTCACATTGTTTGTAAAACCTGATGACCTTAAAGAAAGATATAGCTTAGAAGAAATACCATTTGAGCTTATACCAAGATACAATATAGCTCCTACTCAACATATAACTGCAATAATAAATGATAAAGGTAGAAATCGAATTGGGCAGCTAAAATGGGGGCTGATTCCTTCTTGGTCGAAAGATGAGAAAATGGCTTATAAAATGATTAATGCCAAAGCGGAAACAATCCGAGAAAAGCCTTCCTTTAAGAAATTGTTTATTAGAAAACGTTGTATAATTCCTGCTGATGGTTTCTATGAGTGGAAGAAGATTGATAGTGATAAACAGCCAATGAGAATCATGATGAAAGATGAAGGAATATTTTCATTGGCAGGATTATACGATACTTGGACAAGCCCAGAGGGAGTAAGAATAAATACATGTACCATAATCACAACAAAGCCTAATACATTAATGGCTGACATACATGATCGTATGCCTGTAATAATCAAGAGAGAAGATGAATCATTATGGCTAAATAGGGATGTTCAAGATGGTGAGTTGTTAGAATCTCTACTATTGCCATTTGATGAAGAACAAATGAAAGCATATCCTGTGTCTAAAATGGTAGGCAACGTTAGAAATGATTTACCTGAGTGCATAGCTGAAATTTAA
- a CDS encoding DNA cytosine methyltransferase, with the protein MIKERKAKNSSRGIYLQDKELKQTSFQPSSHFKYIVDPVNKKVIIVPSDNEKDNTVSKRSMGDGVKPVIDIRNQQALAVFKECDYLQVQIYEEQIIVEGYQQAEESIVTKVGNKIKKAFGRKTKVTDITNILSVKKKVTVAVSREELKKVVGSTFDISEDSFEFVSQDEDINEGFFHKIKESLKNLAIPLQIASLFSGAGIMDLGFKQAGFDIVFALEQDAEAVETYRYNHGEHVVQADIREFNKSDITKAPIMIGGTPCKGFSNSNRYTNFLDNPDNLLVREYIEAIKSNDNCKVFVLENVPQILTAGNGQFKNEIYEQLSDFEITSGVLKAVSYGAPQFRERAIIIGSKVGRIELPVPTFEPEYYKTVRDAFEGLNDNTPNQLDVSKAKELTVKRMSYVPQGGNVFNIPEEIRPKGKHSDLYKRLEWDKPSITIVNPRKATITHPEENRIISVREAARLQGVPDDFIFQGSLSAKQQQVANGVPVNLVYAVAKVIKKAIMKFNFNNWNLQTGLL; encoded by the coding sequence ATGATAAAAGAAAGAAAAGCTAAAAATTCTAGTCGTGGAATCTATCTGCAAGATAAAGAATTAAAACAAACAAGCTTTCAACCGAGTAGTCATTTCAAATATATAGTCGATCCAGTTAACAAGAAAGTAATAATTGTACCTTCTGATAATGAAAAGGATAACACAGTTTCCAAGAGATCAATGGGCGATGGTGTCAAACCAGTAATAGACATACGTAATCAGCAAGCATTGGCGGTATTTAAAGAATGTGATTACTTACAAGTTCAAATTTATGAAGAACAGATCATTGTAGAAGGGTATCAACAAGCGGAAGAGAGTATTGTAACTAAGGTTGGTAACAAGATAAAAAAAGCCTTTGGTCGTAAAACCAAGGTAACAGATATTACAAATATACTGTCAGTAAAAAAGAAAGTCACAGTTGCAGTATCAAGGGAAGAATTAAAAAAGGTAGTTGGCTCTACGTTTGATATTTCAGAAGATTCATTCGAATTCGTTTCCCAAGATGAAGATATAAATGAAGGTTTCTTCCATAAGATAAAAGAAAGTCTAAAAAACCTAGCTATACCTTTGCAGATAGCATCATTGTTTAGTGGTGCAGGTATTATGGACTTAGGTTTTAAGCAAGCAGGATTTGACATTGTGTTTGCTTTAGAACAGGATGCTGAAGCAGTAGAGACATATCGTTATAATCATGGGGAGCATGTCGTACAAGCTGACATAAGGGAATTTAATAAGTCTGATATAACAAAAGCACCTATCATGATTGGTGGCACACCATGCAAAGGATTTTCAAATTCGAATAGATACACAAATTTTCTCGATAACCCTGATAACCTACTTGTGAGAGAATACATAGAAGCCATAAAAAGCAATGATAATTGCAAAGTGTTTGTGTTAGAAAACGTACCACAAATTCTCACTGCTGGTAATGGACAATTTAAGAATGAAATTTATGAACAGTTATCAGATTTCGAGATAACGTCTGGAGTGCTTAAGGCGGTGTCATATGGCGCACCCCAATTTAGAGAAAGGGCTATTATTATAGGCAGTAAAGTGGGGCGTATAGAGTTACCAGTGCCTACATTCGAGCCAGAATACTATAAGACAGTAAGAGACGCTTTCGAAGGGTTAAATGATAACACACCCAATCAACTGGATGTATCCAAAGCGAAAGAGCTTACAGTTAAGCGTATGAGTTACGTTCCGCAAGGAGGTAATGTATTCAATATTCCAGAAGAGATAAGACCAAAGGGAAAGCATAGCGATTTATATAAGCGTTTAGAATGGGACAAACCATCTATAACAATCGTTAACCCTAGAAAAGCTACAATAACCCATCCAGAAGAGAACAGAATAATTTCAGTGAGAGAAGCTGCCAGACTTCAAGGTGTACCCGATGATTTCATTTTTCAAGGATCACTTAGTGCAAAACAACAGCAAGTAGCAAATGGAGTACCAGTAAATTTAGTATACGCAGTAGCTAAAGTGATCAAGAAAGCAATCATGAAATTTAATTTTAATAATTGGAATCTTCAAACAGGTCTTCTATAG
- a CDS encoding accessory regulator AgrB: MVERVASTIAHIIKKATPEESASEEVLAYSLAIQLNGIAIIVSSLIIGVITGKAIDTLIALVSFSLLRLVSGGWHAKTMTLCYWVSTTIISLIPHLQIDKSLLLYFNLITFLLVAIYAPKSKEENNIPLSALPYLKIVSVLIVGIGFYLENTVVSLALFVQALTLIPALERRCQP, encoded by the coding sequence ATGGTAGAAAGAGTCGCATCAACTATAGCCCATATAATAAAAAAGGCAACTCCTGAAGAATCGGCAAGTGAAGAGGTTTTAGCTTATTCATTAGCTATACAACTGAACGGAATAGCGATTATTGTTAGCTCCTTGATTATAGGCGTTATTACTGGTAAAGCGATTGATACGTTAATAGCTCTAGTTTCTTTCTCATTGCTGCGTTTAGTTTCTGGAGGATGGCACGCAAAAACCATGACTTTGTGCTATTGGGTGTCTACAACAATAATATCACTTATACCACATTTGCAGATTGATAAAAGCCTTTTATTGTATTTTAATTTAATCACTTTTTTGTTGGTTGCTATATATGCACCCAAAAGTAAAGAGGAAAATAATATTCCTTTATCAGCATTACCATACCTCAAGATTGTTTCAGTATTGATTGTAGGTATTGGTTTTTATCTAGAGAACACAGTCGTTAGTTTAGCTTTATTTGTACAAGCGTTAACGTTAATTCCTGCACTTGAAAGGAGGTGTCAGCCATGA
- a CDS encoding DUF4942 domain-containing protein, giving the protein MLNNNPDFYPTPGKLIHKMLSLIDFKTIRTILEPSAGKGNLAEAITEKFKYSQSYYRNEKYDIDTIEIDNNLQYILKGKQFRLVHDDFLTYNTFKNYDAIFMNPPFSQGEKHLLKAIEMQQSGGKIVCLLNAETLRNPYTNSRKELIRQLDQYNAQIEYIENAFTDAERKTNVEIALIYLDIPKIEYNSVILDELKQEQKYNINTNYTSDKLINSDFIKGIVDQYNYEVKVGLALINEYNSLKPFMLNSFTNNNRPVLKLELEYSDKEGSSIENAYIKQIRSKYWSALFTNEQFIGLFTSNLKQKYLESVDELEDYDFSLYNIYSLRIQLSKEMIQGVEETILNLFEEFSHKHYFDEASKNIHYYNGWKTNKAYKINKKVIIPLNGFRDLQYSWGRYEPSNYKVLNKLKDIEKVFNYLDNGKTEEIDITQALKMAEYYNENKKISLKYFYVTFYKKGTCHIEFKNMELLHKFNLFGSQKRNWLPPSYGKVKYKDMTTEDKEVINQFEGEQSYNKVMSNKSYYIVDTIELLKLTS; this is encoded by the coding sequence ATGTTAAATAACAATCCAGACTTTTATCCGACACCAGGTAAATTAATTCATAAAATGTTATCGCTTATAGACTTTAAAACAATTAGGACAATCTTAGAACCAAGTGCAGGAAAGGGAAATCTTGCGGAAGCAATAACAGAAAAATTTAAATATAGTCAGTCATATTACAGAAATGAAAAATACGACATCGACACAATAGAAATAGATAACAACTTGCAATACATATTGAAAGGGAAACAGTTTAGACTAGTGCATGATGACTTTTTAACATATAACACATTTAAAAATTACGATGCTATTTTTATGAATCCTCCTTTTTCTCAAGGAGAGAAACATTTATTAAAAGCAATTGAAATGCAACAATCAGGAGGGAAAATTGTCTGCTTGTTAAATGCTGAAACATTGAGAAACCCTTACACTAACAGTAGGAAAGAACTTATACGGCAATTAGATCAATACAATGCCCAAATTGAATATATAGAAAATGCTTTTACGGATGCAGAAAGAAAAACAAATGTAGAAATAGCTCTGATTTATTTAGACATTCCTAAAATTGAGTATAACAGCGTCATTTTGGACGAATTGAAACAAGAACAAAAATATAACATAAATACAAATTATACCAGTGATAAATTGATAAATTCTGATTTCATCAAGGGAATAGTTGATCAGTATAATTATGAAGTAAAAGTAGGGTTAGCACTCATAAATGAATATAACAGTTTAAAACCTTTCATGCTAAATAGTTTTACAAATAATAACAGACCAGTGTTAAAATTAGAATTAGAATATAGTGACAAGGAAGGAAGTAGTATAGAAAATGCATATATAAAACAAATTCGATCAAAATACTGGAGCGCATTATTCACCAATGAACAGTTTATAGGGTTGTTTACAAGCAATTTAAAACAGAAATATTTGGAGTCTGTAGATGAATTAGAGGATTATGATTTTTCCTTATACAACATTTATTCCCTAAGAATCCAACTAAGTAAAGAAATGATTCAAGGAGTAGAGGAAACGATTTTAAACCTATTCGAAGAGTTTAGTCATAAACACTATTTTGACGAAGCATCAAAAAATATTCATTACTATAACGGATGGAAAACTAATAAAGCATATAAAATTAACAAAAAAGTGATTATACCTTTGAATGGATTTAGGGATTTGCAATATTCTTGGGGGAGGTATGAGCCTAGTAATTATAAAGTATTAAACAAATTAAAAGACATTGAAAAAGTCTTCAACTATTTGGACAATGGGAAAACTGAAGAAATAGATATAACACAGGCTTTAAAAATGGCTGAATACTACAATGAAAACAAAAAAATTAGTTTAAAATATTTTTATGTCACTTTCTACAAAAAAGGCACATGCCATATTGAATTCAAAAACATGGAGTTATTGCACAAGTTTAATTTATTTGGATCACAAAAAAGAAACTGGCTACCTCCTTCGTACGGAAAGGTTAAATACAAAGATATGACAACGGAAGATAAAGAAGTAATAAACCAATTTGAAGGAGAGCAGTCTTATAACAAAGTAATGAGCAATAAGTCATATTACATCGTGGATACAATTGAATTATTGAAGTTGACTTCATAA
- a CDS encoding type II toxin-antitoxin system PemK/MazF family toxin produces the protein MEINRKKILRGDVYLADLFGNTGSEQGGQRPVLVIQNNIGNTFSPTVIVACITKKIKKANLPTHIEASAELNGLDYDSVVLMEQLRTIDKARLFEKVAHLDEKTMEQVNYAIMVSLGLIDRKVVTGLQPYQIAASMKFKNSMVV, from the coding sequence ATGGAGATCAATCGTAAGAAGATTCTAAGAGGCGATGTTTACTTAGCGGATCTGTTCGGGAATACGGGATCAGAGCAGGGTGGACAAAGACCAGTATTAGTTATTCAGAACAATATAGGGAATACTTTTAGTCCGACCGTCATCGTTGCGTGCATTACAAAAAAGATCAAGAAGGCAAATTTACCAACCCATATAGAAGCAAGCGCTGAATTGAATGGACTCGATTATGACAGCGTAGTACTAATGGAGCAATTGCGTACCATTGATAAAGCACGTCTATTTGAAAAAGTAGCGCACTTAGATGAAAAGACAATGGAACAAGTTAACTATGCAATAATGGTAAGTTTAGGTTTGATTGATAGAAAAGTAGTAACGGGGTTGCAACCTTATCAGATAGCAGCAAGTATGAAATTCAAAAATTCTATGGTGGTATAA